A stretch of Geomonas oryzisoli DNA encodes these proteins:
- a CDS encoding glycosyltransferase: MTKYDRNGASSRLRTYQFLPHLERAGCEVTVSPLFGKEYLAAMYAGRKPRAFYLALRAYLQRLKVTLATRRYDLVWIQKEAFPFLPPVLERILVAQGIPYAVDLDDAIAHVYDQHRLFPVRAALGGKIPTVMANAALVIAGNAYLAEQAQRSGARNISVIPTVVDLHRYPLLDAAPRGSKEIRIGWIGTPFTSKYLDLVHPALRDLARTTPLRLVTVGGAPSFDDVPTEFIPWSETTEVDALRSFDLGIMPLPDTPFERGKCGYKLIQCLALAKPVIASPVGVNIELLTENRCGLLAHSDAEWTAAIGALLSSELRREMGHAGRAAVEAKYSLQSVGDELAETLRRTVRDAAKRRVDAAR; encoded by the coding sequence TTGACCAAATATGACCGAAACGGCGCCAGCAGCAGGCTGCGGACCTACCAGTTCCTCCCGCACCTCGAGCGGGCGGGGTGCGAGGTCACGGTGTCGCCGCTTTTCGGCAAAGAGTACCTGGCCGCCATGTATGCGGGGAGAAAGCCGCGTGCCTTCTACCTCGCTTTGCGGGCATACCTGCAGCGCCTGAAGGTAACCCTTGCCACGCGCCGCTACGACCTGGTCTGGATCCAGAAGGAGGCCTTTCCCTTCCTGCCGCCCGTGCTGGAGCGGATTCTGGTCGCGCAGGGGATCCCCTATGCGGTCGATCTCGACGACGCCATCGCGCACGTCTACGACCAGCACAGGCTCTTCCCGGTCCGTGCGGCGCTGGGAGGCAAGATCCCCACGGTGATGGCCAACGCAGCTCTCGTGATCGCGGGCAATGCCTATCTGGCGGAGCAGGCGCAGCGCTCGGGAGCCCGCAACATAAGCGTGATTCCGACCGTGGTGGACCTGCACAGGTACCCGCTCCTCGACGCTGCTCCCCGCGGCTCGAAGGAGATCCGGATCGGTTGGATTGGCACGCCATTCACCTCGAAGTACCTCGACCTGGTGCACCCGGCGCTTAGGGACCTCGCCCGCACAACGCCCCTCAGGCTGGTCACCGTCGGGGGGGCTCCGTCGTTCGACGACGTGCCGACGGAGTTCATCCCCTGGAGCGAGACGACCGAAGTCGACGCCCTGCGCAGCTTCGATCTGGGCATCATGCCCCTGCCCGACACCCCCTTCGAGAGGGGGAAGTGCGGGTACAAGCTGATTCAGTGCCTCGCCCTGGCCAAGCCGGTGATTGCATCCCCTGTCGGGGTCAACATAGAGCTCCTGACCGAAAACCGTTGCGGGTTGCTGGCGCACAGCGACGCCGAGTGGACCGCCGCCATCGGCGCGTTGCTTTCATCGGAACTGAGGCGCGAGATGGGGCATGCGGGCCGGGCGGCGGTGGAAGCGAAGTACTCCCTTCAGTCCGTCGGGGACGAACTGGCAGAGACACTCCGGCGGACCGTCCGGGATGCAGCAAAGAGGAGGGTAGATGCAGCCCGTTAA
- a CDS encoding glycosyltransferase family 4 protein encodes MQPVKLLFVSNTSYYLYNFRRGLLTALRERGYDVVVAAPQDGYSEKIAALGFQFLPIRHLDRKGMNPVKDLRLMLELYGLYRDARPDVVFTFTIKPNIYGGFAAALAGVKAVSTATGLGHSFSRKGILNSIVRGLYRLSSAGNENVVFQNQDDMDLFVSGRLVSAGKALRSPGSGVDLSHFTCSGKPAGPPRFILVSRMLREKGVLEFAAAAAMVRKEHPEVTFCLLGPIDKGNPSAVTREELEAFEKSGDVMYLGETEDVRPFIEGASAVVLPSVYREGVPKILLESMAMGKPIITTDSVGCKETIDDGRNGYLLENNSPGCIADAVKKFLTLSEEGRHAMGQASREKARSEFDERIVIALYGNIVAEIVKNSRLFTAEAEVV; translated from the coding sequence ATGCAGCCCGTTAAACTCCTGTTCGTATCGAATACCTCGTACTATCTCTACAACTTCAGGAGAGGCCTTCTTACCGCCTTGCGGGAGCGGGGATACGACGTCGTCGTCGCGGCGCCGCAGGACGGCTACTCCGAAAAGATCGCGGCGCTGGGATTTCAGTTCCTCCCGATTCGCCATCTGGACCGCAAGGGGATGAATCCGGTCAAGGACTTGCGCCTCATGCTGGAACTCTACGGACTGTACCGCGACGCCAGGCCGGACGTGGTGTTCACCTTCACCATCAAACCCAACATCTACGGCGGGTTCGCCGCGGCACTGGCGGGAGTCAAGGCCGTGAGTACGGCGACCGGGTTGGGGCATTCCTTCAGCAGGAAGGGAATACTCAACAGCATCGTGAGGGGGCTGTACCGCCTATCGAGCGCGGGCAACGAAAACGTCGTCTTTCAAAATCAGGACGATATGGACCTCTTCGTGTCGGGAAGACTGGTGAGCGCAGGCAAGGCGCTGCGATCACCGGGGTCGGGGGTGGACCTGTCCCACTTCACCTGCAGCGGCAAACCGGCGGGACCCCCGCGTTTCATCCTCGTCAGCAGGATGCTGAGGGAAAAGGGGGTGCTGGAGTTCGCCGCCGCGGCCGCCATGGTCAGGAAAGAACACCCCGAGGTCACGTTCTGCCTTCTGGGTCCCATCGACAAGGGCAACCCCTCTGCCGTCACCCGGGAGGAACTGGAGGCGTTCGAAAAGTCAGGGGACGTAATGTACCTGGGGGAGACGGAGGATGTCCGTCCCTTCATAGAAGGCGCCAGTGCCGTGGTGCTCCCGTCGGTTTACCGCGAGGGGGTCCCAAAGATCCTTCTGGAAAGCATGGCCATGGGGAAGCCGATCATCACCACGGATTCCGTCGGCTGCAAGGAAACCATCGATGACGGTCGTAACGGCTACCTTCTGGAAAACAATTCTCCGGGGTGCATTGCGGACGCTGTGAAGAAGTTCCTCACGCTCTCCGAAGAGGGGCGGCACGCGATGGGGCAGGCCAGCCGGGAGAAGGCGCGCAGCGAGTTCGACGAGCGCATCGTCATCGCTTTGTACGGCAACATCGTCGCCGAAATCGTCAAAAACAGCAGGCTGTTCACAGCAGAAGCGGAGGTGGTCTGA
- a CDS encoding glycosyltransferase family 4 protein: protein MLLVALISIITAFFGAWALVPSLITLAQDYGFTDTPDHRKIHSEAIPRIGGVAIFAGTVIGVLSSCNSDERVGGYLLGGFIIFILGLVDDKRSLSANTKLLWQFVAVVIMLRVGDLSLFTLDDLPFNVTIPMGVAGWPFTVFYALCVINAVNLVDGLDGLAGGIGIISGLAMAFVGYLSGNAIAMLLALALSGATIGFYLFNRHPAKIFMGDSGSLFLGYSLATLSVMLVKNPSPVGLTIPLLTLLVPVGDVFYVAIRRKANGGAMFQPDRTHIHHRLLGKGLSHRAAVRTILGCTVLLAFLAIVPQIRRCVRPSSISYLAGAARETLRSHGGPAVTAIADTFTERRGE from the coding sequence ATGTTGTTGGTCGCCCTGATATCTATCATTACCGCGTTTTTTGGGGCATGGGCGCTGGTTCCTTCACTCATTACGCTGGCGCAGGACTACGGCTTTACCGATACCCCCGACCACAGGAAAATTCACTCCGAGGCGATCCCGAGAATCGGTGGCGTTGCGATCTTCGCCGGTACCGTCATCGGCGTGCTCTCTTCCTGCAACAGCGACGAGCGTGTCGGGGGGTATTTGCTGGGCGGCTTCATCATCTTCATTTTAGGGCTCGTCGATGACAAAAGATCGCTGTCGGCGAACACGAAACTCCTGTGGCAGTTCGTGGCGGTGGTGATCATGCTCCGCGTGGGCGATCTGTCCTTGTTCACGCTGGACGACCTTCCTTTCAACGTCACCATCCCGATGGGGGTCGCCGGATGGCCCTTTACCGTGTTTTACGCGCTGTGTGTGATCAATGCGGTGAACCTGGTCGACGGGCTCGACGGTCTTGCAGGCGGAATAGGCATCATATCCGGTCTGGCAATGGCTTTTGTAGGCTACCTGTCCGGCAACGCGATCGCGATGCTGCTCGCCCTCGCTCTTAGCGGTGCGACGATCGGTTTTTACCTCTTCAACCGGCACCCTGCCAAAATCTTCATGGGCGATTCCGGGAGCCTCTTCCTCGGCTACTCGCTGGCGACCCTGTCCGTCATGCTCGTGAAAAACCCGTCCCCGGTCGGCCTGACCATCCCGTTGCTGACGCTTCTCGTGCCCGTCGGCGATGTCTTCTACGTGGCGATAAGAAGAAAAGCCAACGGCGGGGCGATGTTTCAGCCGGACCGAACGCATATTCATCACCGCCTGCTGGGCAAAGGGCTGTCGCATCGCGCCGCGGTCCGCACCATACTCGGCTGCACCGTGCTCCTTGCGTTCCTAGCCATCGTGCCTCAGATACGCAGATGCGTCAGGCCCTCTTCCATCAGCTACCTTGCCGGCGCAGCCCGTGAGACTCTCCGCTCTCATGGTGGACCGGCCGTCACCGCTATAGCCGATACATTCACCGAACGTCGGGGCGAGTAG
- a CDS encoding right-handed parallel beta-helix repeat-containing protein, whose product MTALVPIGGRIDLAAGQVYLYTEPLSIPSGTVLDGHGATIEVPQGDSSDSLGVITASHAKNITVKNLRIRCNAERSPNSPQRGIFFDHVTDSTISNVVIDSPRTSGIRLHHGCTGNTIEQVTVTMKLDPVMAGEPGIPVDEELVGIGLVSATADQYNGLYNESLDRTLALPATTLDNKVLNCRIYGGKHGIMLYNANRNTLSGNSISWTSHRGILMSPTADDNVAEWNDIREYGSTGIHMAWGASRNTIRYNSISSDHTIWQRDGIKGYLGTNDNLVEYNTIGGNNVNGIRFAAGAQGNVVRHNLITGAQYPTVEQQQVPPEIHVTIPTTGNIFEDNVAK is encoded by the coding sequence TTGACGGCCCTTGTTCCGATCGGCGGTCGCATCGACCTCGCGGCGGGGCAGGTTTACCTCTACACCGAGCCGCTGAGCATCCCTTCGGGGACCGTCCTTGACGGCCACGGTGCGACGATCGAAGTCCCCCAGGGAGACAGCTCCGACAGCCTCGGCGTCATCACCGCCTCTCACGCAAAGAACATCACCGTAAAAAATCTGCGTATCCGCTGCAACGCCGAGCGCTCTCCCAACTCTCCTCAGCGCGGGATATTTTTCGACCATGTCACGGACTCAACCATCTCGAACGTCGTCATCGACTCGCCTCGAACCTCTGGCATCCGGTTGCACCACGGCTGCACGGGAAATACCATCGAACAGGTGACCGTCACCATGAAGCTCGATCCGGTCATGGCCGGCGAGCCGGGAATCCCTGTCGACGAGGAGCTCGTAGGGATCGGCCTGGTTTCTGCGACTGCGGACCAGTACAACGGGCTCTACAACGAGAGCCTGGACCGCACCCTGGCTCTGCCGGCGACGACCCTCGACAACAAGGTCCTGAACTGCCGGATTTACGGCGGCAAACACGGCATCATGCTGTACAACGCCAACCGCAACACCCTCTCGGGAAACTCCATCTCATGGACCAGCCACCGCGGCATCCTGATGTCGCCGACTGCAGATGACAACGTTGCCGAATGGAACGACATACGGGAATACGGTTCCACGGGCATCCATATGGCGTGGGGGGCATCGAGAAACACCATCCGCTACAACTCCATCTCCTCCGATCACACCATCTGGCAACGCGACGGCATCAAGGGATACCTTGGCACCAACGACAACCTGGTCGAGTACAACACGATCGGCGGCAACAACGTCAACGGCATCCGCTTCGCCGCAGGCGCCCAGGGAAACGTGGTGCGACACAACCTCATCACCGGTGCGCAGTACCCAACCGTCGAGCAGCAGCAAGTCCCGCCCGAAATCCACGTCACCATCCCGACCACGGGAAACATCTTCGAAGACAACGTGGCCAAGTAG
- a CDS encoding pyridoxamine 5'-phosphate oxidase family protein, with the protein MIPEKLLEILKQDGVAAIATLGEDGPHLVNTWNSYIRICEEGRILIPAGYMNRTEANVAFNPEVLITVGSSKVQGLHGPGAGFLIKGDAAFVTSGPDFDLLKSKFSWLRATLAVTPISVTQTW; encoded by the coding sequence ATGATACCCGAGAAGCTGCTGGAAATTCTGAAACAGGATGGCGTGGCCGCCATCGCCACCTTGGGAGAGGACGGACCGCACCTTGTCAACACCTGGAACAGCTACATCCGCATCTGCGAAGAGGGGCGCATCCTTATTCCCGCCGGCTACATGAACCGCACCGAGGCCAACGTCGCCTTCAACCCCGAAGTGCTGATCACCGTGGGGAGCAGCAAGGTGCAGGGGCTACACGGACCGGGCGCGGGTTTTCTGATCAAGGGGGACGCGGCATTTGTAACGTCCGGACCCGATTTCGATCTACTAAAATCGAAGTTCAGCTGGCTGCGCGCCACCCTGGCGGTCACCCCGATCTCGGTAACCCAGACCTGGTAG
- a CDS encoding CheR family methyltransferase has translation MTAQTNYTSNDFHRIRHMYRSSTGITLGHHTKDLVYNRMSQRVHASSAQDFSQYLDRLVIGDKNEWAAFTSVLGASPSCFFSDAHHFAALKQYLQALQIPGALLWSCAAGTGEEAYSMAMTAHDALGGDVRSMKILATDIDLSALSVAEDAVYTADRLRHLPRQYKEKYLVRLACREEAYQVVPEIRRMVSFLPCNLAAREWVLKGKYDAIFCRDVCDHFDVATQQELLGRMAGMLKQDGLLFLGNAEPSLVGDARFERRGDKAYALKLRLQKSGV, from the coding sequence ATGACTGCACAGACCAATTACACCAGCAACGATTTTCATCGCATCCGCCACATGTACCGCTCCTCTACCGGCATCACCCTCGGGCACCACACCAAGGACCTGGTCTACAACCGCATGTCGCAACGGGTGCATGCCTCCTCGGCGCAGGATTTTTCCCAGTACCTGGACCGGCTGGTGATAGGCGATAAAAACGAATGGGCTGCTTTCACCAGCGTCCTCGGCGCATCCCCCAGCTGTTTTTTTAGCGACGCGCACCATTTCGCCGCGCTGAAGCAGTACCTGCAAGCCCTCCAGATTCCCGGGGCGCTGCTTTGGTCCTGCGCCGCCGGCACCGGGGAGGAAGCCTACTCGATGGCGATGACGGCGCACGACGCGCTGGGAGGGGACGTCCGCTCCATGAAGATCCTCGCTACCGACATCGACCTCTCCGCCCTGTCGGTTGCCGAAGATGCGGTGTACACCGCCGACCGGTTGCGGCACCTCCCACGGCAGTACAAGGAGAAGTACCTGGTCCGCCTTGCCTGCCGCGAGGAAGCCTACCAGGTGGTGCCCGAGATTCGGCGCATGGTATCCTTCCTTCCCTGCAACCTGGCGGCGCGGGAGTGGGTGCTGAAAGGGAAGTACGACGCGATCTTCTGCCGGGACGTCTGCGACCATTTCGATGTCGCGACACAGCAGGAACTGCTCGGGCGGATGGCGGGAATGCTGAAGCAGGATGGGCTCCTCTTCCTCGGTAATGCGGAACCCTCTCTGGTGGGCGATGCGCGCTTCGAGCGCAGGGGCGACAAGGCCTACGCTCTCAAGTTGCGTCTCCAAAAAAGCGGCGTATAG
- a CDS encoding glutamate synthase subunit beta, translated as MGKPTGFMEYKRELPADREPLERLKDWNEFHLHLPEDHLRTQGARCMDCGIPFCHTGMLVSGMACGCPINNLIPEWNDLVYRGLWKQALARLLRTNNFPEFTGRVCPAPCEGSCTLGSIDPAVTIKNIEVSIIDRAWAEGWIAPNPPQVRTGKKVAVVGSGPAGLSAAAQLNKAGHQVTVFERADLPGGLLMYGIPNMKLDKREVVLRRVKLMEQEGINFVCNTAIGGADYPVEKLKGEFDAVVLATGATLPRDLPIDGRSLKGIHFAMDFLTANTKAVLNEGSEFISAAGKDVIIIGGGDTGTDCVGTSLRHGCTSVTQLEIMPRFPDTRAGDNPWPEWPKLHKVDYGQEEAAAKFGADPRVFVTTATKFEGDADGNVKAVHTVQVEWKQNEKGQFIPVPVPGTEQVRPAGLVLLAMGFLGPEQELPEALGLERDGRSNIKAEFNRYATNIPGVFAAGDCRRGQSLVVWAFNEGRGAARECDRFLMGETELP; from the coding sequence ATGGGAAAACCTACCGGATTCATGGAATACAAACGCGAGCTCCCGGCCGACCGCGAGCCGCTTGAGAGGCTCAAGGACTGGAACGAGTTCCACCTGCACCTGCCGGAAGATCATCTGCGCACCCAGGGTGCCCGCTGCATGGACTGCGGCATCCCGTTCTGCCACACCGGCATGCTGGTGAGCGGCATGGCCTGCGGCTGCCCCATCAACAACCTGATCCCCGAGTGGAACGACCTGGTGTACCGCGGCCTGTGGAAACAGGCCCTGGCCCGGCTGCTCAGGACCAACAACTTCCCCGAGTTCACCGGCCGGGTCTGTCCCGCGCCGTGCGAGGGGTCCTGCACCCTGGGCTCGATCGATCCGGCGGTCACCATCAAGAACATCGAGGTGAGCATCATCGACCGCGCCTGGGCTGAGGGGTGGATCGCCCCCAACCCGCCGCAGGTCAGGACCGGCAAGAAGGTCGCCGTGGTCGGTTCCGGCCCCGCCGGCCTCTCCGCCGCCGCCCAGCTCAACAAGGCCGGCCACCAGGTCACCGTCTTCGAGCGGGCCGATCTTCCCGGCGGGCTTTTGATGTACGGCATCCCCAACATGAAGCTCGACAAGCGTGAAGTGGTGCTGCGCCGCGTGAAGCTCATGGAACAGGAAGGGATCAACTTCGTCTGCAACACCGCCATCGGCGGCGCCGACTACCCGGTCGAGAAGCTCAAAGGCGAGTTCGACGCCGTTGTGCTTGCCACCGGCGCCACCCTCCCCCGCGACCTCCCCATCGACGGCAGAAGCCTGAAGGGGATCCACTTCGCCATGGACTTCCTGACCGCCAACACCAAGGCCGTCCTGAACGAAGGCTCGGAGTTCATCTCCGCGGCGGGCAAGGACGTCATCATCATCGGCGGCGGCGACACCGGCACCGACTGCGTCGGCACCTCGCTGCGCCACGGCTGCACCTCGGTGACCCAGTTGGAGATCATGCCCCGCTTCCCCGATACCCGTGCCGGCGACAACCCGTGGCCGGAGTGGCCCAAGCTGCACAAGGTCGATTACGGCCAGGAGGAAGCCGCCGCGAAGTTCGGCGCCGACCCGCGCGTCTTCGTCACCACCGCGACCAAGTTCGAAGGTGATGCCGACGGCAACGTGAAAGCCGTGCATACCGTCCAGGTGGAATGGAAACAGAACGAGAAAGGGCAGTTCATACCGGTACCGGTACCGGGGACCGAGCAGGTTCGTCCCGCCGGCCTGGTACTTTTGGCCATGGGCTTCCTCGGCCCCGAGCAGGAGCTTCCCGAGGCGCTCGGGCTCGAGCGCGACGGCCGCAGCAACATCAAGGCCGAGTTCAACCGCTACGCCACCAACATCCCGGGCGTCTTTGCCGCCGGTGACTGCCGTCGCGGCCAGAGCCTCGTGGTGTGGGCCTTCAACGAAGGGCGCGGCGCTGCTCGCGAATGCGACCGTTTCCTGATGGGCGAGACCGAACTTCCGTAA